The region GTCCGGCTAGAACGGACGTGCCGCTTCCCGTCGCCGGTTCAAGCAGGTGCGTTGATTTGTGGCTGAAGGAACTGGGCATCCTCGGTATGCAGCCACACGTGGCTAGTCTTGTGACGCCATATGCCGCAATTTCCGGAATGGACAAATTCGAGTCGTGTAGTTGCAGCAATCTTGAATGTCAAGTGCTGACTGTATGCGTTTTATTGGATTCATTTTGAAATGTACTTTCACCCGATTCGTTTGTGCAAGAGTTTGCACGTGTTAGTGGCAGGGTCCCGCCTTGCGGCAATTGCAACCCAACGCTCGTCATCTTGAAATTTCTTGCGACCTGTGAACCTGTGAAAACCGTGACACATACGACAACCAATCTTTCAACATGGTGCTCCAGGCGATCAAGTACTCGCGAGGCCAGCTCGAAATCCTCGACCAACTAAAGTTGCCGCACGCTGAAGAATATGATCACATCTACTCTAGCACTGATGCATGGCATGCCATCAAGGAGATGCGGACGCGAGGAGCACCAGCCATCGCCATTGTTGCTGCACTCGCTCTGGCAGTCGAGTTGAGTAACATGAAGCTCCCCTCTGTAGCGGAAGAAGTCAAGGTCTTCATCACAGAAAAGCTAGACTATCTAGTGACCAGCCGACCGACGGCCGTCAATCTTGCCGATGCAGCAGGCAAACTTCAGAGAATCACAGAAAGTGCCGCCGCTTCGGAAGGTGCCGACGGCGACAGTGTGCGAGAAGCGTATGTGAGTGCTGCAGAGAAGATGCTAGTCGACGATGTGAGCGACAACGAGAGCATCGGAAAGCACGGCGCCGAGTGGATCATGAAGAACACCGAGGCAGGAAAGAAAGGGCCTGTGAGCATGATGACACATTGCAACACTGGGTATGTACAGTTGTGATTCAACAAGCCGGATCGCTAATCCCTCAGGTCTCTGGCGACTGCAGGATATGGTACAGCGCTTGGTGTCATACGGTCACTGCACTCTGCCGGTTCACTGAAGCATGCCTTTTGCTCTGAAACACGTCCATACAACCAAGGCTCGCGACTAACAGCCTTTGAGTTGGTTCATGACAAGATACCAGCAACTCTCATAACCGATTCCATGGCTGCAGCTTTGCTTCGACTACGGGGCGAGAGCGAGAACATTGCCGGTATTGTCGTTGGTGCCGACCGCGTAGCAGCAAACGGTGACACAGCAAACAAGATTGGAACATACTCCTTGGCTATCCTTGCTAAGCATCACGGCGTCAAGTTCCTTGTAGCAGCACCCAGGACGACAATTGATCTAAAGACCAAGTCAGGTGCAGATATCGTTATCGAAGAGCGATCTGGAAAGGAGGTAACGCTCGTAAAAGGACCCAGGCACGACGGGGTCACGCTCGACCTGGGCGTCATCGAGACGATCAGTATTGCGGCGAACGGTATCGGAGTTTGGAACCCTGCTTTCGACGTCACGCCTGCGGAACTCATTGATGGCATCATCACCGAAGTGGGTGTAGTTGAAAAAGACAGCAATGGAGTATTCCATTTGGATACCGTCTTCAAGGCGGAAGGTTCGGAAGTAAAGCCGTCAACCATTGGTGGTCTATGAGAAGAATGCCTTATCCATGTACTCCGAGTCACCGGTACATGTCGGATATGCCACCCATAATCAATAGTTTTTTCGAGGCGCAGCCCATGGGAAACAGACACGTAACATGCTCATGTCCTGCGTTGTCCACCCAACGATTTACTGACATCGGAGTTGTGATTCGTGAACTTATGTGGAGCCTGTAACTATGTAGCTGGTCCAGCATGAGCGTTCATTTAAGACAGTTATGCTCATTATATGGCTGAACAGGCCTCATGACGAGTCCTTCGCGTCGCTTCCTGAAGACTTGTCCGTCTCTGCCGGCATATTTTGCAGCTCCTCTTCGGCTTTCTGCGCCTGGGCAAGAAGGGCTTCAATCTTCTTTTCAATCGAATCCAGATGGTTTTCCAGAGCAGCTGCCGTCTGTTCGCCTCGCTGCAGTTCCTGGAACGCCTTTCGCAGCTGTCAGTCTAGGCAGAACATGGCCCGCTGCGAAACCTACCTGGGCGAGGTCGTTTCCCGAAGGCGACGCAGCGCTTGTTCCGTTTTGCTCGTTGGACATTGTGTAATGGTGTGACGAGTCGTGGTGGTTGGTGCCTAAGGGACGAGCGCGATCATCTCGAAGATGACGACTGAACCTCTCACTAGCGCGAACTCTCACCCCGGCCTTCGGGACCTGTAACAGCCACAAGCTTGCTGCCGGCCTCGCCATCCCTCCTTCCATTACCACTCGTGCGCGCTTCGTATATAGCTCTAATTTCTTGTCCACATGCGCACATCTCCAAACCTCTAGCCGACCCGCGACAACCCGCCCGCCATGTTCTCTGGGTCCAACTCGTACTTAGGGGGCGGCAACAGTGCCCGACCTGGGCAGCCCCAGTATGgacagcaacaacaacagcagcagtTCCAACAGCCCGGAGGCTTCCAGGGTGGATTGGCTCCTCAACCGACTGGTTTCGGAGGAGGTCCAATGCAGCCAATGCAGCAACAGTTCACTGGCTTCCCGGGCCAGCCGCAGGGCTTTGGACAGCAGCCGCAACCTCAGCAGCCGCAGTTCACAGGCTACCCAGGGCAGCAGGGCCAACAATTTCAACAGCAGCAGGCTCCACAGCAGATGCCCTTTCAGACGGGTGCGCCACcgcaacaacagcagcaacaggCTCCAGCTCAACCTCAACGGCCGCAGCCAACGGGCATGACTTCGGCGCAGATGGCTGATTCGTTTCGCGGCAACTCTGCTTCATCGGTTCCACCACCTGTTCCCGCGAAGACGACCAAGATCCCGAACATTAGGCTCTCGTTCATCACGGCGCAAGACCAGGCCAAGTTCGAGCAGCTGTTCAAGACAGCCGTGGGAACCTCACACGCTTTGTCGGGAGACCAAGCGCGGGATCTGTTGATGCGATCCAAGTTGTCTGGAGACGATCTGTCTCACATTTGGTAGGTATAACACAGCGTACAACCAACCCACGTCTAACAAACCTAGGACGCTTTCAGACACGACCAAGTCCGGCCAGCTTCTCTTCCCCGAATTCGCGCTTGCCATGTACCTGTGCAACATCAAGCTGACCGGAAAGGATCTACCCAACTCTTTGCCCGAAAGAGTCAAGAACGAGGTTTCCAGCATGGTCGACATCATCTCGTTCGGTATCAGCGAAGAGTCCTCGAAACGCCCCACGCCGTCTAGCAATGCGCCCAAGTTCAACGAGGTCCCCACGATTCAGCAGCCGCAGCCGCAGGCTACAAACAGCCAGCTACTGACCACTTTGGTCTCACAACCGACTGGATTCGGGCAACAACCAATGGGCATGCAGCCGCAACCTACAGGCTTTGGGCAACAACCGACAGGAATGCAGCCCCAGCCTACTGGCTTCGGTCAGTCCCCAGGCGGCTACAATGGACCACGTCCGCCGATGCCTCCAATGCCCACTGGGTTCGGCTCAAACCTGGCGCCCAACCAGACGGGTATGGCTCCGTTGAATGCGCAGCCCACAGGTATGCCTGGCCAATGGGGCCTTGCAAACACTCCAGCCACTGGACTGCCAAACATCGAAGCTCTGGCGCAAAGGATGATGCCTCAAACTGGCCGTGAAGGTGGCACTCACACCACTGCTGGGTTGACGGGTAATGCAACTATCCCCTGGGCTATTACAAAGGGCGAGAAGAAACTGTATGATGATACTTTTAGGGCTTGGGACGGTATGGGAAAAGGCTACATTAGCGGTGCGCAAGCTCTTGAGATCTTCGGCCAAAGTGGACTACCCAAGCCAGACCTCGAGCGCGTTTGGACTCTTGCCGATTCTGCTGACCGAGGCCGTCTCGACCTGGACCAGTTTGCGGTAGCCATGCATTTGATCTATCGCAAGCTCAACGGCTACCCCATCCCTGCTCGTCTACCCCCTGAGTTGGTGCCACCCTCAACACGCAACATCAATGACTCTATCGGTGCAATGAAGAACCTCCTTCGCGGAGACGCCGAAGACAGGAAGAACTCGGGTGCTTTCCTTCAGCCACAACGTACTGGCGTTAGCTACCTGAAGTCACACTCCTTCCGTGCCGCAAGTCCACAAGCTGGTGGACGCAAAGATGCAACTGTTTTCCGTAATAATGATGACAATGTAGGATACAAGTCTAGTGCAAGACATCGACTTGGTGGCGGTGGTCGCTCGCCTTCACCAGCACAGCCTGGTTCTCCTGCTTCAGATCGATCAGACGAGATGTCTCTCGATCAGCTCCGAAAGTCTGTGAAGGAGAAGCAGATTCTTTTGGATGCCATGGATTCCCGAGATGAGAATGCGGCAGATGAGGATGATGCACTCGACCGCCGTGACCGTCGCGAAGCTGAGGATCTCTACCGCCGTATTCGCAGGATACAGGAAGACATCGACGCTCATCCCAAGGGCGCAATGAGGTCTTCTGATTCAGACGCAGAACGTCGTGCCCTCAAGCGCCAGCTTCAGAATCTCACCGACCGCTTGCCTGAACTTGCCTCCAATGTGCGCAGAACAGAGCGTGAAATTGCAGATGCCCAGCTAGAGCTTTTCAGACTCAGAGATGCCAAAGCGCATCCTGGATCCGCATCGACCATTGTCGGTACTGGTCCTGGCGGTGCTGTAACAGAATCAGATCGTCTGAAAGCTCGTGCTAAGGCTATGATGCAAGCTCGATCTGCCGCATTGACTGGAAGACCTGCTCCTGCCAGCGATGACACTGGTGCTGCAACAGAACGCCTAGAAAAGGAGAATTCACGTATCCGAGCTGAGAGAGAAAACAACGAGCGCATGATCCGTGACGTTGAGGATAGTGTTAACGAGTACACCAAAGGCCTCGAATCGAGTCTCAAGGAAGGCGGTCATGATAACACAAGTGAGCACGAGCGACGCAGGTGGGAGGAGGCTCTTGGTGTGGAGGACGAAGTTAAGGATTTCATCTTTGATCTCCAGCGCAGCAGCCGAGCTTCACGCATCCGCAAAGAAGAGTAAGTATCACGTGTTCATTATGCAGTACACTTGCTCACATAAGACAGTCACTCGCGCGACAACTATAGATCATCATCTGTTCGCTCAGAAGACAACCGGCCTTCCACAGCAAATCGGTATGATAGCCCCGCTGCTCGCGTGGAGCCTCCTGTTCGTGCAGCAAGTGCCGCTCCCAGCGGCTCTGCATACAAGACTCCAGAAGAACGTGCGGCTTTCATCAAGCAGCAGGCTGAGCAACGCATGGCTGAGCGTCTGGCTGCGTTGGGCATCAAGGCTCCAGTAAAAGCTGGTGAAACAGCGCAACAACGCGCTGATCGTGAGAGGAAGGAACGCGAGGAGAAGTTACGGCAGGCCGACGAAGAGGATGCACGCCGCGAGGAGGAGCGCCAAAGACGTCTTGAAGACGAGTCCCCTGCGCCACCTGCTCCAATCAAGAGCAGTGGCAAGAAGCCAGCACCGCCCCCACCAGTTTCACGCAAAAACAAGAATGACCAAGCGGAAGCAGAATCGAAGAAGGCTGAGAACGATATGGCCGAGAGAGCTCTCCGTGAGCAACAAGAGGCCCAAGAAGCAGAGACGAGGCGCATGGAGTATGTATACACCTATTCTAGTACTGTGCGTTCACTAACAATTACTAGGGAAGAAGAGCGCAGACAAGAAGGTGAACTGGCCCAAGAAAGGGAAGCCGCTCAGGCTAGACTTCGTGCTCTTGAACAGCAAGTTCAGCAAGGCAAGATGAAGAAGGCCGAGGAAAAGAAGCGTCGGGAAGCTGCTTCCAAGGACGCCAAGGAGAAAGAGTCTCGATTGGCCGCACAGCGTGCTGAGATCGAAGCCGCTCGTGAGCGTGAACGCCAGCTACAAATGCAGCTTGAGGCGCTCGATGATGATGAATCCTCCGATGATGACGGCCCGCAGAACATTACGCCTCAAGACAATACACCGATCGCTAGTCAAGAGTTGCCGCGCGATACAGCGCCACCACCAGCACTGCCAATGCCGCAAACGAATCACAACACGCCACCATCCTCCATCGCTAGCCCGCCGGCATCCTCGGTGACTAGTCCCCACCCTGGGCTCGGTGACACTGAGACCAAGAATCCGTTCCTGAAGAAAATGGCCATGTCGAACCAGGAGAACAACACAGTTTCGACCCCGCCGCCTCCTCCTAGCAATACCAGTGAAGTATCTACGAACCCATTCCACCGCCTGACGCAGGAAAATGCCAATAAGGCTTCCATTCCCACGTTCAACGAACCATCTGGTCCCTCGGCACGCAGATTAGGAAGACAGGACGATGATGACTGGTCTGTCGTTGATTCGGACGACTCGTCATCTGACGACGACGAAGCGCCTACTCAAGGTGGAGCTAAGCAGCTAGCATCCATGCTCTTCGGAACCATGGCGCCGCCACGCCCCTTGTCATCAATGGACAACAAGAGCCCCCGTGCTGAAAGTCCAGCTGTAGCATCGCCTCCCACAGGCATTCCTCCTCCACCGCCAATACCCTCAGGCTCTGcccctccacctccacctgGTCCACCACCTCCCCCAGGCGGCAGTGCTccgccaccaccgcccatGCTCGGCATGAAGGCTCCGGGTGGACTACCCAACCGAGGAGCATTGCTTGGTGAGATCACTGCCGGAAAGGGTTTGAGGAAGGTCGAGACCAAAGATAGGAGTACGGCTTCTACTGCAGGTAGGGTTTTGGGTTAGGTTTGTTCGAGTATGGGAAACTGTAATATAGTTAGTTTTGGTTGTTTTTAGACTGATTCGAAGAGTGCGTTTCTGCTGTTCATTGAGTTTACTCTCCCCCGTTTACGTTTGCTTCCTGCACAAGGTGCTGTTGCCGGTTTGTGTTCTATATTTATTGCTGATAGCAGGAAGGGCTCACCAAGAGCTGTAATAGTCCATAGAGCATCAGAGAAGCTGACCAATGTGCACATATGTTGATCTGTGTTTATTGGCATGTTTACTTGCTATCCTATGTTTATGTTCTCTTACTATAATACACGCATGTCTCTTATCCCATGTTTCATATCTGAGTATGCATGCATAGCTTTACTCTACGTCCTTAGCAAGATATACATATATTCCTTCGCTCTCAATGACCTTCCTAGTCGTTGGCCACAACTTCTTAGAAACACAACGCTTCGCCAATCTCATTCAACATCTCTTCTTACTTCCCGTCCATATCATCCTCGCCCACACTCCCCTGCTTCACAGGCGGAACATACCCCTCAGCGAACCAACTCCAAATATTGAGTCCAACCTTACTTCCCTCCAGCACCGGCAACCCTGCATGCCAACTCTCCGCATACCCAGACCCGTCATTCCGCATATTCTCCCAATACACAGCATTTCCCGGAATAGGCTTGAAGATAACGCCCTTGGTGAGATCCTCCTTGCCACTTGCATTACTGCTGTTCGCCGTCGTTGATGCAGTACTAGTACGATTCCCATACACACCCTCAACATCGCACTCAATAAACCTACACCACTCATTCCCCACAGGCTTCTCCAACCGCGGGAAATGAGTGCCACCACCTCTGCACTCGCCAGCGACATAAACCATGAAGCTACTCACGCGGCCGCTAGATTTGGTTGCGGTGCTCCAGTCATAGTGGTATGTGTAGTGGCCGCCCTGGTTGTAGCGCTGGGCCCAGAGTTTCTCAATGAAGGTGTACGGGCGCCAGCCCTGGAAGGTGCGAGCGCGCTCTTCGATGCATTTTACGGTTTGCGAGCGTGGGAGGGGCGCTTTTTCCGATTGCCGGATTGAGGGGTTGAGCGATTCGCGGCCAGAGGTCCAGACTGTACTGGGGGTGAAGTGGGGTTCACTAAAAATAGCTGATGTTAGCTTTGGCTCTTTTGGTTGTTGCTTCCAAATGTAGTGATATTGATGGACGTTCTCTTTTGGGGAGCCGCAAACTTCCATGTTCTTTCCCTTTTTTCCCCACTGCTCAGCACAACAGACTTCGGAAAAGAAGTTCTTTACTCTTTCCCTCCCCCCGAACAAGATAGACACGACAAAAAACTCACCTTAGCCTCACAACCTCATATCCCTCCCCTTCACCCAAAAACCCCTCGATATACACCACCAATGGCTCCCGGCTCATCAGATAAACACCCTTGAACTGATGCCCACCGCACTCGAGTCCTTTCTCTGGAATCACCAAGTTCTCTAATTCAGGACCATTATGGCTATTTTGCCCTGCGCCTGGTCTTGCTGTGTTGTTGTTCTTTGATGTGCTAGAAGGACTGCTGAGTAGCGAAGATAGCGGAGCGCCGGCGAGGATATAGGCGAGAGCGGCCAGGACGGTATATTGAAATAATGAGGATATTGATATTTTGGATAAGGACGACGATGACGCTGATGAAGACGAGGCTGACGACGTGGAATGCATTGCGTATGTGTAAGAGATATGATAAAATGATAAGTGGTACCGGAACAGAAACGACGGTCGTGGGAGTAAATGTGACTGTGGAAGGTTCTATACTTCGTCGTTTATTGCTGTTTGTTGATTAGGCTGTTCACCGATATACTTTTTGTATGCATGCAAGCTTCTCGAAAAcacaacacacacacacacacacacacacacaagGCAAAAAAAGACAGACGGTTAAGCCAGAAACCCTGCGTGGAACAAACGAATATCGACGGCGCCCGAAACCACACAGCAATAGCAGTACCCTGACAGCTACAAAAGAAGgggagaaagagagagagaaagaaaaAGAGAGAAAAATATCTCAAAGTCAATAAAACCGACACAGAACCCTCTCAAACCCACCCCCAAGAAAGAAATTAAGGGCCCCGGCCCCTCAGTCCAAGACCGCCCGCCCGCCACGCCAACGCCGAACAAAAAAAAAAGGGACCCTGCGTGTCACATCCGCCTCATAGTATGACGATAGATAACCAAGATTCCCGCCCCCTCCCCCTTCCAAAATTGCGGGCCCCCCTTTCCACCCCAAAACACGGTCGCGATGCTGCACTGTGCGTCTATCTAGGTACATATCAATATATACTGGCAATACTACTGTATAACAAGCCGTACCTATACCTACAGTACACAGCATGTACAAGTATAGAAAAGCTCAAACAGCGGTGTAAACCAcacaacacacacacaagGCAGAAAAGCTTCCACCACCGGATCCATGCATCCGCAGCCGCAGCAGGCAGGCAGCCATATCCTCTGCTAATTTCCTCCCATGTCTTGGTATGTGGTCCTGGGTTCCGTCCGCCAACCCACGTCTTTTGGGCTGAGATTACTGTTTTTACCGATTGTTACCCCTGGCTTACATAACCAAACTGCACCGTACCTGGGCTGGGCAGGTATACCGCCAGGCCGTGGGCGGCGGGCTCGGGACGGCCGTCGGGCTAAACCGCACCGCTTACCATACATGGCATATGGCACATGGCGCATGCCCATGTGCGACCTTTGGGGCTTATTACCGGAAAGAGAAGTGGAGACTGTCGCGGAGAGGGCGGCGCAGCGTAGCTCATGTCCCATCTACGACGGTAGTTTCAGCGTGGTGGTAAGTGTGGGTTTAGTTTGATGTTGGTTGTGGTAATGCTGCGCAGCTCGTTGCTCATGTGCTGGATTCTCGGGTGCATAAGTGTTCGGAACAACCCCCTGGTCACATCATATGTCAAGGGGAGTGAGTAGGGGTTAAGAGATCTGGAATGGAGGGGTTAGAGGAGGGTGGGTGACGCACTGTATCGTTTGTTTGGATTGTCAGTTTCGCACCAGAGCCTCCTCATCCTGGTTCTAGGCTTCATCGGCTTCGCTTTGGCAGATCAACTCAGTCAACGACATCACTCATTTACACTAGACCACATATTTAAATATCCATTTCCTTCCATTGACACCTCTAGAAACGCCACCCTAATGATTCAAAAGGTATCAAAAAGGAAAAACAGACAAGCCAACGAAGCTCAAGTAAATGAGGCTAGGTCATAATCTCATGAATCTCTCTCTTCAATGGAAAAATAATTGGTATCCCCAAATCTAAACATGTTCAAGGAGATACATGCGCTCACAGAAAGACTCGAGTGAACCAATTTCGTACACTCAACTCTGGGGTGCCGCTTCCACCCTCTCATCCTAGTCACGAATGCAAAAGTCCTCGGTAATGAATAATATGCCGTAGCATGTGCAGCTTGAAAACTGCGTATATGTCGCACAAAATCGGTATCGCCTGACACCTTTGGAATGGTGTATCAGATTCCCCTACTGGTTCAGCATGGACTGTCTCTCCCTTCTGTGTCTGCGACTTCAGTCTAGTTGATTTTGTGGTGTGCGAACGTGAAGTCGGTTACGTGATTAGTATTTCCCAGCATTCTCTCGTTCGTGTTGCTCTGCCACCTCGCGTGCGTAAAATTCGACCAGCATGGTCCCATAGGCCTCCATCTCTTCTAGCGGTACTGCAAGGCGGAAGTCATTTAACAAGAGAAATTGTAATTCCAAATGATTGAGTTCCACCAACGGTAAACCGCCGACCTGTGGTACGTTAGCGGAAGCTATGCCTGATACTTGATTGCACGAACCTTTGCATATCTCGAGTTTGTGTAAAACACATCGGAGAAGAATTTGCTCGCACATGTGACACCAGCTATGACGAGACGATGAATATTGAAGCTATCGACAACGAAGAAGTGAGAAAGATTAAGTGCGTCTGTCTCCAGATCCTGTTGAGGTGGAGAAGGCGGTTGGGGACCTTGGCTTGGTGCTTCAGAGGGCTTGCCCAGAGATCCTGATGGGGGAGGTGTGGCTGCTTGAGCCGAAGTGGACGCTGGCCGCGATGCTTCTGAAGTAGAATTTGCTGACACTGTGCTTTTCGATTGTTCGACAGACTGTTGGTTAGCCTTGCGAAGACCAGACATTGGGCCTGCATTTACCCTCTCTGTCATTCTGTCGAAGTAGACGAGAAGACTTAGGAAGACTTCGTACGTGGTAGGGCAATACTTGTGGATCCTGCTGAGATAGCTGAGAATGGAGATGCTGGGGACGTTCTTGCCGTGGAAGGCCAGCACGCTGGTGGTCTGCTGGCTCAGGCCTGATGTGCCCTCTGGTGGTGGGATCTGGCGGTGTAGGTGGTCGTGTTGGCGATCGTTGGTCGTCGTGATCTTGGTCAGCAAGCCAGCCACCATCTCAATGATGTCCGACACGGGCATTTCGCTAATCTCGTATTGAGGACCGACATCTGCCGGGTCTCTTCGCTGGCGCCGGGCCAGCGATCGGGTCTGAGAGAATGGACTGGAGTCGTCGATTGCAAAGCTCTGGATATGCGACAGGCTCTTGACCTTGATACGAGTGGGCGAGGCTGCAGGAGAACGCAAAGACTGTGCTGGTGAGGGCTGGAGCGGAGCTGGAACACAGGCCGAGACAGTTCGAGAGTTTGTCAGGGTGCCCGAGGCGGGGTTCGCGTTATCAGGCTGTGAATGCGGGCGGAAGCGAGGGCTGGGAGGGGTTGGAACTGGGTGCTGGGAAGCGGGAGTGCCCGTGGTGGTGTTGTGGGGGCTGCTGTGTTGCTGTGATGGCTGGCCTGGTGTTGAGCTCGACTGCGGGGCTCCCGAATCGGCCATGGCAACATCAGAAGGCGGAACTACGACACGCGCATTGGCGCTCGATGTAGACGATGGCCGCACGGGAGTGTGATGCACGGCAGGCGAATCCTGTGGCGGCTGATGGGTGCTGCCGCCGCCAAACATGTTGGTGTGAAAGTGGTTCCCACCGAAGTCGCTCACCAAAAGCGATCCCATTCCGCAAAAGCAGGGCGCGAAAGAATCTAGAGAGGTAGCGGTGGTGAGTGCGAGGAAGCTGCGACACAACGGACGTGTCGGGGGAAGTTGGCGGGGAAGGAGCGTGGGTCGAGAGGGTTTGGTGCGGGTAGGCGGTGTCGGTGTCGGTGTTGGTGCTGCTGTCGGTCgtgttgttgttgaggcTTATCGTGGAGAGCCCAAAGTCAGACGCAGCGTAAAAGGGGCGCGTCAAAGCCACATGCGAGCCTGCTCTTGTCTGCCGTAGCCAAAGTAAATTGAACGGCACGCGTCTGGTCACGATCAAGCTGCTTTCCGCCCAACGATAGCGACCTGGCGTGTTGAGAGTGACGGCGTCTTGTTAGAGAATGGCGTGGGGAACGAACGGAACGTCACAGACCGGCCACTGGCTCCCAGCGAGACCCTGGCCGTCCTTCACCTGCACAGTCCAGCACGCATGTGACGACACTGTGCAGCTCGACTCGACTCCTGATTAGCACGCTGCACATCCAACCCCCATTTGCACTCCAATTTTTTCTTCTCGGCCTTAATTCAGTTTCTGAAAAAAAAATCATGTTCCCCGCCCACATGGGTTGCGAGTTGCGACGAGCACGAGGGGAGCGCTGCGACGTATGGCAGTGGCTTCATGCTGAAAGTTGATTGGACCGTAGCTACGGCCGGCCCCCTCCCACGCTCCCACTCCTATTGCTTGACTGCCCCCCTCTAAATCATGCTAGCCAAACGTGCTATTTAGAGCGGCCCCCATGGGCCACCATGTCGGGATCTTC is a window of Pyrenophora tritici-repentis strain M4 chromosome 2, whole genome shotgun sequence DNA encoding:
- a CDS encoding translation initiation factor 2B subunit, eIF-2B alpha-beta-delta family: MVLQAIKYSRGQLEILDQLKLPHAEEYDHIYSSTDAWHAIKEMRTRGAPAIAIVAALALAVELSNMKLPSVAEEVKVFITEKLDYLVTSRPTAVNLADAAGKLQRITESAAASEGADGDSVREAYVSAAEKMLVDDVSDNESIGKHGAEWIMKNTEAGKKGPVSMMTHCNTGSLATAGYGTALGVIRSLHSAGSLKHAFCSETRPYNQGSRLTAFELVHDKIPATLITDSMAAALLRLRGESENIAGIVVGADRVAANGDTANKIGTYSLAILAKHHGVKFLVAAPRTTIDLKTKSGADIVIEERSGKEVTLVKGPRHDGVTLDLGVIETISIAANGIGVWNPAFDVTPAELIDGIITEVGVVEKDSNGVFHLDTVFKAEGSEVKPSTIGGL
- a CDS encoding OmpH domain containing protein; its protein translation is MSNEQNGTSAASPSGNDLAQAFQELQRGEQTAAALENHLDSIEKKIEALLAQAQKAEEELQNMPAETDKSSGSDAKDSS
- a CDS encoding Trichoplein multi-domain protein, encoding MFSGSNSYLGGGNSARPGQPQYGQQQQQQQFQQPGGFQGGLAPQPTGFGGGPMQPMQQQFTGFPGQPQGFGQQPQPQQPQFTGYPGQQGQQFQQQQAPQQMPFQTGAPPQQQQQQAPAQPQRPQPTGMTSAQMADSFRGNSASSVPPPVPAKTTKIPNIRLSFITAQDQAKFEQLFKTAVGTSHALSGDQARDLLMRSKLSGDDLSHIWTLSDTTKSGQLLFPEFALAMYLCNIKLTGKDLPNSLPERVKNEVSSMVDIISFGISEESSKRPTPSSNAPKFNEVPTIQQPQPQATNSQLLTTLVSQPTGFGQQPMGMQPQPTGFGQQPTGMQPQPTGFGQSPGGYNGPRPPMPPMPTGFGSNLAPNQTGMAPLNAQPTGMPGQWGLANTPATGLPNIEALAQRMMPQTGREGGTHTTAGLTGNATIPWAITKGEKKLYDDTFRAWDGMGKGYISGAQALEIFGQSGLPKPDLERVWTLADSADRGRLDLDQFAVAMHLIYRKLNGYPIPARLPPELVPPSTRNINDSIGAMKNLLRGDAEDRKNSGAFLQPQRTGVSYLKSHSFRAASPQAGGRKDATVFRNNDDNVGYKSSARHRLGGGGRSPSPAQPGSPASDRSDEMSLDQLRKSVKEKQILLDAMDSRDENAADEDDALDRRDRREAEDLYRRIRRIQEDIDAHPKGAMRSSDSDAERRALKRQLQNLTDRLPELASNVRRTEREIADAQLELFRLRDAKAHPGSASTIVGTGPGGAVTESDRLKARAKAMMQARSAALTGRPAPASDDTGAATERLEKENSRIRAERENNERMIRDVEDSVNEYTKGLESSLKEGGHDNTSEHERRRWEEALGVEDEVKDFIFDLQRSSRASRIRKEDHSRDNYRSSSVRSEDNRPSTANRYDSPAARVEPPVRAASAAPSGSAYKTPEERAAFIKQQAEQRMAERLAALGIKAPVKAGETAQQRADRERKEREEKLRQADEEDARREEERQRRLEDESPAPPAPIKSSGKKPAPPPPVSRKNKNDQAEAESKKAENDMAERALREQQEAQEAETRRMEEEERRQEGELAQEREAAQARLRALEQQVQQGKMKKAEEKKRREAASKDAKEKESRLAAQRAEIEAARERERQLQMQLEALDDDESSDDDGPQNITPQDNTPIASQELPRDTAPPPALPMPQTNHNTPPSSIASPPASSVTSPHPGLGDTETKNPFLKKMAMSNQENNTVSTPPPPPSNTSEVSTNPFHRLTQENANKASIPTFNEPSGPSARRLGRQDDDDWSVVDSDDSSSDDDEAPTQGGAKQLASMLFGTMAPPRPLSSMDNKSPRAESPAVASPPTGIPPPPPIPSGSAPPPPPGPPPPPGGSAPPPPPMLGMKAPGGLPNRGALLGEITAGKGLRKVETKDRSTASTAGRVLG
- a CDS encoding P4Hc domain containing protein, translated to MEVCGSPKENVHQYHYIWKQQPKEPKLTSAIFSEPHFTPSTVWTSGRESLNPSIRQSEKAPLPRSQTVKCIEERARTFQGWRPYTFIEKLWAQRYNQGGHYTYHYDWSTATKSSGRVSSFMVYVAGECRGGGTHFPRLEKPVGNEWCRFIECDVEGVYGNRTSTASTTANSSNASGKEDLTKGVIFKPIPGNAVYWENMRNDGSGYAESWHAGLPVLEGSKVGLNIWSWFAEGYVPPVKQGSVGEDDMDGK
- a CDS encoding Cyclin multi-domain protein, coding for MFGGGSTHQPPQDSPAVHHTPVRPSSTSSANARVVVPPSDVAMADSGAPQSSSTPGQPSQQHSSPHNTTTGTPASQHPVPTPPSPRFRPHSQPDNANPASGTLTNSRTVSACVPAPLQPSPAQSLRSPAASPTRIKVKSLSHIQSFAIDDSSPFSQTRSLARRQRRDPADVGPQYEISEMPVSDIIEMVAGLLTKITTTNDRQHDHLHRQIPPPEGTSGLSQQTTSVLAFHGKNVPSISILSYLSRIHKYCPTTYEVFLSLLVYFDRMTERVNAGPMSGLRKANQQSVEQSKSTVSANSTSEASRPASTSAQAATPPPSGSLGKPSEAPSQGPQPPSPPQQDLETDALNLSHFFVVDSFNIHRLVIAGVTCASKFFSDVFYTNSRYAKVGGLPLVELNHLELQFLLLNDFRLAVPLEEMEAYGTMLVEFYAREVAEQHERENAGKY